One Obesumbacterium proteus DNA window includes the following coding sequences:
- a CDS encoding Bcr/CflA family multidrug efflux MFS transporter, with product MQTPRSSHLGLILILGLLSMLMPLAIDMYLPSMPVIAEQFGVPSGDVQMTLSAYTLGFAFGQMLYGPMADSIGRKPVIMYGTLFFALAGAACAMAQSVDQLIVMRLIHGLAAAAASVVINALMRDMFTKDDFARMMSFVVLVMTIAPLLAPIMGGALLIWFSWHAIFWAMAGAALLGTVLVAFFIKETLPKEKRQKFRLRTTLGNFASLFRHKRVLCYMLASGFSFAGMFSFLSAGPFVYIDLNGVSPQHFGYYFALNIVFLFIMTLINSRNVRRFGAINMLRFGLLVQFVMGIWLIITAMLDLGFWSLVIGVAAYVGCIAMITSNAMAVILDDFPHMAGTASSLAGTLRFSLGAVVGTLLALASARSEWPMVSSMFLCIFAAMMLFLYASRPSKASNRIDPA from the coding sequence GTGCAGACACCCCGTAGTTCCCATCTTGGGTTGATCCTGATCCTCGGTTTGTTATCAATGTTGATGCCGCTGGCAATCGACATGTATTTGCCGAGTATGCCGGTGATTGCCGAACAATTTGGTGTGCCGAGTGGTGATGTACAGATGACGCTCAGCGCCTACACTCTGGGCTTTGCATTTGGACAAATGCTTTATGGCCCAATGGCCGACAGCATTGGGCGTAAACCGGTCATTATGTATGGCACGTTGTTCTTCGCCTTGGCGGGCGCTGCGTGTGCGATGGCGCAGTCGGTCGATCAGCTGATTGTGATGCGTTTGATCCACGGCTTAGCCGCTGCGGCCGCCAGTGTGGTAATTAACGCGCTGATGCGTGACATGTTTACCAAGGATGATTTTGCCCGCATGATGTCGTTTGTGGTGCTGGTAATGACCATTGCGCCGCTGCTTGCACCTATCATGGGTGGGGCGCTGCTGATTTGGTTTAGCTGGCATGCGATTTTCTGGGCGATGGCGGGTGCGGCGCTGTTGGGCACCGTGCTGGTGGCGTTTTTCATCAAAGAAACGTTGCCCAAAGAGAAACGACAAAAGTTTCGCTTACGCACAACGCTGGGAAATTTTGCCTCGCTGTTCCGTCATAAACGCGTGCTGTGCTACATGTTAGCCAGTGGCTTCTCTTTTGCAGGGATGTTCTCGTTCCTCAGCGCGGGGCCATTTGTTTATATCGATCTGAACGGCGTATCTCCGCAGCATTTTGGCTATTACTTTGCGCTAAACATCGTTTTCTTGTTCATTATGACGCTGATTAATAGCCGCAACGTGCGTCGTTTTGGCGCGATCAACATGCTGCGTTTTGGTCTGCTGGTGCAGTTCGTGATGGGCATCTGGTTGATCATTACCGCCATGCTGGACTTAGGTTTTTGGTCGCTGGTGATTGGCGTCGCCGCCTATGTTGGCTGTATCGCAATGATCACATCTAACGCGATGGCAGTCATCTTGGACGATTTCCCTCATATGGCAGGAACCGCATCCTCGCTGGCAGGAACGCTGCGCTTTAGCCTTGGTGCCGTAGTGGGAACGCTGCTGGCGCTTGCTTCTGCACGAAGCGAATGGCCGATGGTGAGCTCCATGTTCCTGTGTATCTTTGCTGCTATGATGCTGTTCCTGTATGCCTCTAGACCTTCTAAGGCCAGCAACCGTATCGATCCTGCCTAA
- a CDS encoding YejG family protein — protein MNSFQLSIVHRLPQSYRWSSGLTGVQVEPIYLAKTTGAENTDVNNTVIDNNAIDNNSLIGLKLLSEEGEAAWQIMKRLNQSLQEMQVNCSVVELDGEPCLFVHLEDESAAMCRLKNVGVAIAEPIVAQYPF, from the coding sequence GTGAATAGTTTCCAGCTTTCGATAGTCCACCGGTTGCCTCAGAGCTACCGCTGGTCATCAGGGCTCACCGGTGTGCAGGTTGAACCCATTTATTTGGCGAAAACGACTGGCGCTGAGAATACGGACGTTAATAATACTGTTATCGATAATAACGCTATTGATAATAATAGTTTGATTGGCCTGAAGCTCCTGAGTGAAGAGGGAGAAGCAGCTTGGCAAATCATGAAACGTCTGAATCAGTCTTTACAAGAGATGCAGGTAAACTGCTCTGTCGTTGAGCTTGACGGTGAACCTTGTCTATTTGTTCATCTTGAAGATGAAAGTGCGGCGATGTGTCGCCTAAAAAACGTCGGTGTAGCTATCGCTGAACCGATTGTCGCCCAGTATCCGTTCTGA
- a CDS encoding DEAD/DEAH box helicase gives MAFTLRPYQREAVEATIAHFRKHQEPAVIVLPTGAGKSLVIAELAKIARGRVLVLAHVKELVAQNHSKYCAYGLEADIFSAGLQQKESRGKVVFGSVQSVARNLPLFDGEFSLLIVDECHRISDSDDSQYQQILQHLRNNNPKLRLLGLTATPYRLGKGWIYQYHYHGITRGDSNSLFRDCIYELPLRYMIKNQFLVPPERLDMPVVQYDFSRLEPSSNGLFREVDLNRELKDQQRITPHIVSQIMEFAATRKGVMIFASTVEHAREIHGLLPPEQAALVSAETPGDERDAIINAFKRQELLYLVNVAVLTTGFDAPHVDLIAILRPTESISLYQQIVGRGLRLSPGKTDCLILDYAGNPHDLFTPEVGTTKPHSDSQPVQVFCPGCGFANTFWGKTTENGDIIEHYGRRCQGWLEDDEGGREQCDYRFRFKTCPHCGAENDIAARRCHQCNQVLVDPDDMLKEALKLKDALVLRCGGMQLQHGEDDKGEWLSITYYDEDGADVSERFRLNTPAQRTAFMQLFLRPHLRASGIELVWKKAADIVAQQDKLRYPDFVVARMKGRFWQIRQKVFDYQGRYRKADSLSG, from the coding sequence ATGGCCTTTACTCTTCGTCCTTATCAGCGTGAGGCGGTGGAAGCCACCATCGCGCATTTTCGAAAACACCAAGAACCTGCGGTTATTGTCTTGCCCACCGGAGCGGGAAAAAGCTTGGTGATTGCTGAGTTGGCGAAAATCGCACGTGGCCGCGTTCTAGTGTTAGCCCACGTGAAAGAGCTGGTGGCGCAAAACCACAGTAAATATTGTGCCTATGGTTTAGAAGCCGATATTTTTTCAGCCGGTTTACAGCAAAAAGAGAGCCGCGGAAAAGTGGTGTTTGGCAGCGTGCAGTCGGTGGCGCGCAATCTTCCGCTGTTTGACGGCGAATTTTCGCTGCTGATCGTGGATGAATGCCACCGCATCAGCGACAGCGATGACAGCCAGTATCAGCAAATCCTTCAGCATTTACGTAATAATAATCCGAAGCTGCGCTTATTAGGGCTAACGGCGACCCCTTATCGTCTGGGCAAAGGCTGGATTTATCAGTACCACTATCACGGCATCACCCGCGGCGACAGCAACAGCCTATTTCGTGACTGTATTTACGAATTGCCGCTACGCTACATGATTAAAAACCAATTTTTGGTGCCGCCGGAACGCTTAGACATGCCGGTAGTGCAATACGATTTCAGCCGATTAGAGCCGAGCAGCAATGGGCTTTTTCGCGAAGTGGATCTCAACCGCGAGCTGAAAGATCAGCAGCGCATAACGCCGCATATCGTTAGCCAAATCATGGAGTTCGCTGCCACGCGCAAAGGCGTGATGATTTTCGCCTCCACCGTTGAGCACGCACGCGAAATCCACGGTTTGTTGCCACCGGAACAGGCCGCGCTCGTCAGCGCCGAAACGCCGGGCGACGAACGAGACGCCATCATTAATGCGTTTAAGCGCCAAGAATTGTTATATCTGGTGAACGTTGCCGTACTGACTACCGGATTTGATGCGCCGCACGTCGATCTAATCGCTATTTTGCGGCCCACGGAGTCCATCAGTCTGTATCAGCAAATCGTTGGACGCGGCCTGCGTTTATCGCCGGGCAAAACAGATTGCTTGATCCTCGATTACGCAGGGAATCCACACGATCTGTTTACTCCTGAAGTCGGAACCACCAAGCCACACAGCGATAGCCAGCCGGTGCAGGTATTTTGTCCGGGCTGTGGTTTTGCCAACACGTTCTGGGGTAAGACCACGGAAAATGGCGATATTATCGAGCACTATGGCCGCCGCTGTCAGGGCTGGTTGGAAGACGATGAAGGTGGACGCGAGCAGTGTGACTATCGTTTTCGCTTTAAAACCTGCCCGCACTGCGGCGCGGAAAATGACATTGCGGCGCGGCGCTGCCATCAATGCAACCAAGTATTAGTCGATCCCGACGACATGCTGAAAGAAGCACTGAAGCTCAAAGATGCCTTAGTGCTGCGCTGCGGCGGTATGCAACTTCAGCATGGCGAAGATGACAAAGGTGAGTGGCTGTCGATTACCTATTACGATGAAGACGGCGCTGACGTGAGCGAGCGTTTCCGTCTTAACACGCCCGCCCAGCGTACCGCATTTATGCAGCTTTTCCTGCGGCCACACCTGCGTGCATCCGGCATTGAGCTGGTCTGGAAAAAGGCGGCAGACATCGTGGCGCAGCAAGATAAACTGCGATATCCCGATTTTGTCGTCGCCCGAATGAAGGGTCGGTTCTGGCAGATCAGACAAAAAGTTTTCGATTATCAAGGGCGCTATCGCAAAGCCGATTCTCTCAGCGGTTAG
- the rplY gene encoding 50S ribosomal protein L25 translates to MFTIEATARKEQGKGASRRLRTSGKFPAIVYGGNQEPVAVEIDHDTTWNMQEKEGFYEQVIALMIDGKETKVKVQAVQRHPFKRKLTHVDFVRA, encoded by the coding sequence ATGTTCACTATTGAAGCAACTGCACGTAAAGAGCAGGGTAAGGGTGCGAGCCGCCGCCTGCGTACTTCTGGTAAGTTCCCTGCTATCGTTTATGGCGGAAACCAAGAGCCAGTAGCCGTAGAAATCGATCACGACACTACTTGGAACATGCAAGAGAAAGAGGGCTTTTACGAACAAGTAATCGCTCTGATGATCGACGGCAAAGAAACCAAAGTTAAGGTTCAAGCTGTTCAGCGTCACCCGTTCAAACGTAAACTGACTCACGTTGACTTCGTTCGCGCTTAA
- a CDS encoding YecH family metal-binding protein yields MSSIHGHEVLNMMIESGEQFSTESLVATIEQRFGADARFHTCSQQDLTAAQLVDFLASRGKFIPSDNGFNTHSSKICQH; encoded by the coding sequence ATGTCATCTATTCACGGTCATGAAGTTTTAAACATGATGATTGAATCCGGCGAACAATTTTCAACCGAAAGCCTGGTTGCCACCATCGAGCAACGTTTTGGCGCTGATGCCCGTTTTCATACCTGCTCACAGCAGGACTTAACGGCCGCTCAGTTGGTGGATTTCTTGGCATCCCGCGGCAAGTTCATTCCTAGCGACAACGGTTTCAATACCCACAGCAGCAAAATCTGCCAGCACTGA
- the yejF gene encoding microcin C ABC transporter ATP-binding protein YejF: MAKLSQHPLLSIRDLNISFRSGDVTRPVVNGVSLEINAGETLALVGESGSGKSVTALSILRLLSSPPAEYPHGDILFNGQTLLHATEPYLRSIRGNEIAMIFQEPMVSLNPLHSIEKQLAEVLSLHRGMRRVQARAEILRCLERVGIRSPEKRLNDYPHQLSGGERQRIMIAMAILTRPKLLIADEPTTALDVSVQAQILELLAELKQELNMGMLFITHNLNIVKRLADRVAVMHDGNIVETGECQSLFAAPQHPYTKQLLDAIPSGDPVALPQPTQTLLEVKDLSVKFPIRKGILRRTVGYNAIVNQLNFTLRHGESLGLVGESGSGKSTTGLALLRLLPSQGEIWFEGTPLHQLNLKQLQPYRSQIQVVFQDPYSALNPRLNVQQIIAEGLQVHQKLSAQEREQRVISAMTEVGLDPETRHRYPTEFSGGQRQRIAIARALILEPRLLILDEPTSSLDRSVQAQILALLKKLQQRYQLTYLFISHDLQVVRSLCHQVMVMRNGKVIEHGDCAEVFARPAQDYTRQLLAFADTP, translated from the coding sequence ATGGCTAAACTTTCACAGCATCCACTGCTCAGCATTCGCGATCTGAATATTAGTTTTCGCAGCGGTGATGTAACCCGTCCTGTGGTCAACGGCGTTTCGCTCGAGATTAACGCGGGAGAAACGCTCGCCTTGGTCGGGGAATCAGGTTCAGGGAAAAGTGTCACCGCGCTGTCTATTTTACGGCTGCTTTCATCACCTCCCGCCGAATATCCTCACGGCGATATTCTGTTTAATGGCCAGACTTTGCTGCATGCCACCGAACCCTATTTACGCAGCATACGTGGCAATGAAATCGCCATGATTTTTCAAGAGCCGATGGTTTCCCTCAATCCCTTACACAGCATCGAGAAACAGCTGGCTGAAGTGCTTTCTTTGCACAGAGGCATGCGTCGAGTTCAAGCGCGCGCGGAAATCCTTCGCTGCTTAGAGCGAGTCGGGATCCGTTCGCCAGAAAAGCGCCTTAACGATTATCCGCATCAGCTGTCCGGCGGCGAACGTCAGCGCATCATGATTGCGATGGCGATTTTAACCCGCCCTAAACTGCTGATTGCCGATGAACCCACCACCGCGCTGGATGTTTCCGTGCAGGCGCAAATTTTAGAGCTGCTGGCAGAGCTCAAGCAGGAGCTGAATATGGGGATGCTGTTTATCACCCATAACCTCAACATTGTGAAGCGCTTAGCCGATCGCGTAGCCGTTATGCATGATGGCAACATTGTGGAAACCGGAGAATGCCAGTCGCTGTTTGCCGCTCCGCAGCATCCCTATACCAAACAATTGCTCGATGCGATTCCCTCTGGCGATCCCGTTGCGCTCCCGCAGCCAACGCAAACGCTGCTGGAAGTTAAAGATCTGAGCGTAAAATTTCCTATTCGGAAAGGCATTCTGCGCCGCACGGTTGGCTATAACGCTATTGTTAATCAGCTTAATTTCACGCTGCGCCACGGGGAAAGCTTAGGCTTAGTGGGTGAGTCAGGTTCAGGTAAAAGCACCACAGGGCTGGCGTTGTTACGCTTACTTCCCTCGCAGGGTGAGATTTGGTTTGAGGGCACGCCGCTGCATCAGCTGAATTTAAAACAGCTTCAGCCTTATCGCAGCCAGATCCAAGTGGTGTTCCAAGATCCCTATTCGGCGCTGAACCCGCGTTTAAACGTGCAGCAAATTATTGCCGAAGGGTTACAGGTTCATCAGAAACTCAGCGCGCAGGAACGGGAACAGCGCGTAATTAGCGCCATGACCGAAGTAGGCCTCGATCCTGAAACGCGCCATCGCTACCCTACCGAGTTTTCTGGCGGACAACGTCAGCGCATTGCCATTGCGCGCGCGCTTATTCTTGAGCCGCGTTTGCTGATACTGGATGAACCCACCTCATCGTTAGACAGATCGGTGCAGGCGCAAATTTTAGCGCTGCTGAAAAAGCTTCAGCAACGCTATCAGCTCACCTATCTGTTCATCAGCCACGATTTACAGGTCGTTCGCTCGCTGTGTCATCAGGTGATGGTGATGCGTAATGGAAAAGTGATTGAGCACGGAGATTGCGCTGAGGTCTTTGCTCGCCCCGCGCAAGATTACACTCGGCAGCTGCTAGCATTTGCAGACACGCCGTGA
- a CDS encoding DUF3828 domain-containing protein — protein MIRVLILLFFISSPAIAVSDINNATKVALEFNTWYLQQVEKDVYPLLVSGSPEMNEYVTAETLEKLHKAVNSDDEFYDADFFTRSQDIGADWSKNVTVVSSDLDPVCLNVYVAYGKDMSHTVIDCMVKEKGKWKIQSVAQQAIVPNENLK, from the coding sequence ATGATTAGAGTATTGATATTACTATTTTTTATTTCTTCACCTGCCATTGCTGTCAGCGATATTAACAACGCCACAAAGGTGGCTCTAGAATTCAATACATGGTATCTGCAACAGGTTGAAAAAGATGTCTATCCGCTGCTAGTGAGTGGTAGTCCAGAAATGAATGAATACGTAACCGCAGAGACGTTGGAAAAGCTGCATAAGGCAGTGAATAGCGATGATGAATTCTATGACGCCGACTTTTTTACTCGTTCACAAGACATTGGGGCTGACTGGTCGAAAAATGTCACCGTGGTTTCTTCCGATCTCGATCCGGTTTGCCTGAATGTATACGTTGCTTATGGGAAAGATATGTCCCACACGGTCATTGACTGTATGGTGAAGGAGAAAGGGAAGTGGAAAATCCAGTCGGTAGCGCAGCAGGCTATCGTGCCAAACGAAAATCTCAAGTAA
- the rsuA gene encoding 16S rRNA pseudouridine(516) synthase RsuA, translating into MRLDKFLSQQLGISRALIARELRAKRVTVDGEVVKSGAHKLTPEQEVAFDGQVLEQIHGPRYFMLHKPEGYVCSTDDPDHSTILYFIEEPLAEKLHAAGRLDLDTTGLVLLTDDGQWSHRITSPRHQCDKTYLVTLEHPLADDTAEQFAQGVQLHGEKDLTKPATLEQLDANVVRLTISEGRYHQVKRMFAAVGNRVVELHRERIGDIVLDEDLEPGEYRPLTEEEIASVGLPAELLAKD; encoded by the coding sequence ATGCGACTGGACAAGTTTTTATCTCAGCAGTTAGGTATCAGCCGTGCGCTGATCGCCCGAGAACTGCGTGCTAAACGCGTCACCGTAGACGGCGAAGTTGTAAAAAGCGGTGCTCACAAGCTCACCCCAGAACAAGAAGTGGCCTTTGATGGTCAGGTGCTGGAACAGATCCACGGTCCGCGTTATTTCATGCTGCATAAGCCTGAGGGCTATGTGTGCTCCACTGACGATCCCGATCACTCAACGATCCTTTACTTCATCGAAGAACCGTTGGCAGAGAAACTGCATGCGGCAGGGCGTTTGGATCTGGACACCACGGGTCTGGTGCTGCTGACCGATGATGGCCAGTGGTCGCACCGGATTACATCGCCAAGACATCAGTGCGATAAAACCTATTTAGTGACGCTGGAACATCCGCTGGCCGATGATACCGCTGAGCAGTTTGCTCAGGGCGTGCAGCTGCACGGCGAAAAAGATCTCACCAAGCCTGCAACGCTTGAGCAGCTAGATGCCAACGTGGTGCGTTTGACGATCAGCGAAGGCCGCTATCATCAGGTAAAACGTATGTTTGCCGCAGTGGGTAATCGCGTGGTGGAACTGCACCGTGAGCGTATCGGCGACATCGTGTTGGATGAAGATTTAGAACCGGGTGAATATCGTCCTCTGACCGAGGAAGAGATCGCCAGCGTAGGTTTGCCTGCTGAACTGTTAGCGAAAGATTAA